GGTGGAGGTCCGGCTGGACGGCCAGCCGCCCCGGCTGCCGCTGGCCGCCCACCTGCCCGACGCCGTCACCCTCGGCTCGGCCAGCAAGGCGTTCTGGGGCGGGCTGCGGGTCGGCTGGCTGCGCGCACCGCGCGACCTCGTCCGGACGCTCGTGGAGAACCGGGCGACCCTCGACCTGGGCACCGCGCCGTTGGAGCAGCTGGCCGTCGCCGGCCTGCTCGAGGACCCCGGACCCGTGCTGGCCGACCAGCGCCGACGGCTGCGCGAGCAGCGCGACCGGCTGGTGCAGCAGCTGGCCGAGCACCTGCCCGGCTGGCGCTGCCGGGTGCCCGCCGGCGGCTTGAGCCTGTGGCTCGAGCTGCCGACCGAGTCCTCCAGCCGGTTGGCGGCGGCGGCGGAACGGCAGGGCCTGCTGCTCACCGCCGGGCCGCGCTCCTACCCCGGTGCCGGCGGCGAACGCCGGGTGCGGCTGCCGTTCGCGGCCGCACCGGAGGTGCTGGACGACGCCGTCCAGCGGCTGGTGCGGGCCTGGTCCGCGGTGGAGGACGCCGGCACCAGCGCCCCGAGCCTGCCGCCGCTGGAGCTCAGCGCCTGAGCGGACGGCCGCCCGGCTCAGCCGGCCGAGGCCGCCGCCTGCCTCTTCGCCGCCTTGACCGCCCGCTTGCTCTCCCGCACCTTGGCGAGGGACTCCTCGTCGACGACGTCGGCGACCGAGCGGTGACCGTCCTGCCCGAAGTCGCCCGCCGCCTCCTGCCAGCCGGGAGGCTGCACGCCCCGCTGCTTCGCCAGCACCGCGACGAAGATGGTCGCCTTCTCCGGCCCGAAGCCGGGCAGGGCGGTGATCGCCCGCTTCAGCTCGGCCCCGGTCGTCGCGCCCCGCCAGACGTTGCCCGCGTCGCCCTCGAACTGCTCCACCAGCACCTGGCAGACCTGCCGCACCCGCTTGGCCATCGCGCCCGGGAACCGGTGCACCGCCGGGCGCTCCGAGCAGAGCGCGACGAACGCGTCCTCCTCCATCGCGGCGATGGCGGCCACGTCAAGCCGGCCGCCCATCCGCTGCGCGATCACCGCCGGCCCGGCGAAGGCCTTCTCCATCGGCACCTGCTGGTCCAGCACCATGCCCAGCAGCAGGGCGTTGTCGTCGGTGGTCAGCAGGTCGTCGGCGGCCGGGTCGCCGGTCAGCCAGATGCGGCGGGAGCTCATGCGCCCAGTCTGGTGCGGCGGGACCGGAGCCGCCAGCGCCTCACTCGTAGAGGACGTACTCCGGTCGTGGCCGCAGCGCCAGCACCTGCTCGGGGGTCATCAGCGGTCCGGCCTCGGCGTCCTCGGTGCAGAAGAGCTTGAAGCCGGCGTGCACGTGCCCGGGCGGTCCGGTCCACCGCGCGGTAGGTGGCCTCCTTCGCCGCGCGCACGCCGATGCCGTCGACCGACTTCACGAGCGCCACCCCGCGGTGGTCGCGCAGGTCCCGCTCGCGGCGGACGATCGAGGGCGCCGGCTGGTGGTGCACCAGCACCTTCTCGGGCAGGTCGCCGGCCTTGAGACGTCGGCCCCCGGGCGGGTCGGTGACCGGCTCGCGGGCGGCGGGTGAACGCCCTGACCAGGGGCGGGTCGCGGTGTAGCGTGACCGCCATGTCCACGGGCACCGCCTCGTCGCGCGACGCGGCCCCGGGCGCCGACAGCGGCGCCCCCCGGGACGACGGGTCGCGGACGGCGCCCGCGGACGCGACGCTGGACGGCGGCGTCCGGCCGGTCCGGGGGCAGCCCACCCTGGAGATGGTGGCGGCGGCCTCCGGTGTCAGCCGCTCGACCGTGTCGCGGGTCGTCAACCGCTCCCCCAACGTCCGGCCGGAGGTCGCCGCCGCCGTGCAGCGGGCCATCGACGACCTCAACTACGTGCCCAACCGGGCCGCCCGCTCGCTCGCCGGCCGGCACACCTACGCCATCGCGCTGCTGGTGCCGGAGGACGCGACCCGCTTCTTCGGCGACCCGTACTTCGCGTCCATCGTGCAGGGCATCACCGGCGCGCTCGAGTCCAGCGACTACGTGCTCAACCTGCTGGTGGCCCGCGACGGCGCCGGCGGGAAGACCCGCCGCTACCTGCAGGGCGGGAACGTCGACGGCGCCCTCGTGGTGTCCCACCACCCCACCAACACCGATCTCCGCGACATCAACGCCAGCCTGCCCGTCGTCTTCGGCGGCCGACCGGCCGTACCGGACCTCGACCCCTGCTACAGCGTCGACGTCGACAACGTCGGGGGCGCCCGGCTGGCCGCGGCGCACCTGGTCGGCCTGGGACGGCGTCGGATCGGCACGGTGACCGGTCCCCTCGACATGCCCGCCGCCGTCGACCGGCTCGCGGGCTGGCGGCAGGTGCTGGAGACGGCCGGACGGCCTCCGGACGCGGTGGTGTCGGGCGACTTCACGACGGCCGGCGGGGCCGCCGCGATGCGGGACCTGCTCGCGCGGGTGCCCGATCTCGACGCCGTCTTCGTGGCCAACGACCTGATGGCCCGCGGCGCGCTCACGGTGCTGACCGAGCGGGGGCTCGACGTGCCCGGCGACGTCGCGGTGGTCGGCTACGACGACAGCCCGGCCGCCATCTCGGGCGACCTGCCGCTGAGCACCGTCAGCCAGCCCTCGACG
The window above is part of the Friedmanniella luteola genome. Proteins encoded here:
- a CDS encoding LacI family DNA-binding transcriptional regulator, which encodes MSTGTASSRDAAPGADSGAPRDDGSRTAPADATLDGGVRPVRGQPTLEMVAAASGVSRSTVSRVVNRSPNVRPEVAAAVQRAIDDLNYVPNRAARSLAGRHTYAIALLVPEDATRFFGDPYFASIVQGITGALESSDYVLNLLVARDGAGGKTRRYLQGGNVDGALVVSHHPTNTDLRDINASLPVVFGGRPAVPDLDPCYSVDVDNVGGARLAAAHLVGLGRRRIGTVTGPLDMPAAVDRLAGWRQVLETAGRPPDAVVSGDFTTAGGAAAMRDLLARVPDLDAVFVANDLMARGALTVLTERGLDVPGDVAVVGYDDSPAAISGDLPLSTVSQPSTAMGARMTEMLLGLLAGREPESRACVLQTRLVLRATA
- a CDS encoding HhH-GPD-type base excision DNA repair protein, with product MSSRRIWLTGDPAADDLLTTDDNALLLGMVLDQQVPMEKAFAGPAVIAQRMGGRLDVAAIAAMEEDAFVALCSERPAVHRFPGAMAKRVRQVCQVLVEQFEGDAGNVWRGATTGAELKRAITALPGFGPEKATIFVAVLAKQRGVQPPGWQEAAGDFGQDGHRSVADVVDEESLAKVRESKRAVKAAKRQAAASAG